A genomic segment from Muntiacus reevesi chromosome 15, mMunRee1.1, whole genome shotgun sequence encodes:
- the DEGS2 gene encoding sphingolipid delta(4)-desaturase/C4-monooxygenase DES2 — MGNSAGRSDFEWVYTDQPHTQRRKEMLAKYPAIKALMRPDPHLKWTVTGMVLVQLLACWLVRGLAWRWLFFWAYAFGGCVNHSLTLAIHDISHNTAFGTGRAAHNRWFAIFANLPVGLPYAATFKKYHVDHHRYLGGDGLDVDIPTRFEGWLFCTPARKLLWLVLQPFFYALRPLCVHPKAMTRMELCNALVQLAADAAIYALWGLKPVVYLLAGSLLGLGLHPISGHFVAEHYMFLKGHETYSYYGPLNWITFNVGYHMEHHDFPSIPGCNLPLVRKIAPEYYDHLPQHHSWVKALPQEEASPARRDGELALSEQARAGVWTVSVYYHVDTDGLVRGRTLTAGTRGGVAWKRPPHPGAPRRKLETF, encoded by the exons ATGGGCAACAGCGCGGGCCGCAGCGACTTCGAGTGGGTCTACACGGACCAGCCTCACACGCAGAGGCGCAAGGAGATGCTCG CCAAGTACCCAGCCATCAAGGCCCTGATGCGGCCGGACCCCCACCTCAAGTGGACGGTAACGGGGATGGTGCTGGTGCAGCTGCTGGCCTGCTGGCTGGTGCGGGGGCTGGCGTGGCGCTGGCTTTTCTTCTGGGCCTATGCCTTCGGGGGCTGCGTGAACCACTCGCTGACTCTGGCCATCCACGACATCTCCCACAACACCGCCTTCGGCACGGGCCGCGCCGCCCACAACCGCTGGTTCGCCATCTTCGCCAACCTGCCCGTGGGCTTGCCCTACGCCGCCACCTTCAAGAAGTACCACGTGGACCACCACCGCTACCTGGGCGGCGACGGGCTGGATGTGGACATACCCACGCGCTTCGAGGGCTGGCTCTTCTGCACGCCGGCCCGCAAGCTGCTCTGGCTGGTCCTGCAGCCCTTCTTCTACGCGCTGCGGCCGCTCTGCGTGCACCCCAAGGCCATGACCCGCATGGAGCTCTGCAACGCCCTGGTGCAGCTGGCGGCCGACGCTGCCATCTACGCCCTCTGGGGGCTCAAGCCCGTGGTCTACCTGCTGGCCGGCTCCCTGCTGGGCCTGGGCCTGCACCCCATCTCGGGCCACTTTGTGGCTGAACACTACATGTTCCTCAAGGGCCACGAGACCTACTCCTACTACGGGCCCCTCAACTGGATCACCTTCAACGTGGGCTACCACATGGAGCATCACGACTTCCCCAGCATCCCTGGCTGCAACCTGCCCCTG GTACGGAAGATCGCACCCGAGTACTACGACCACCTGCCCCAGCACCACTCGTGGGTGAAG GCCCTCCCCCAAGAAGAGGCCTCCCCAGCCAGGCGAGATGGGGAGCTGGCGCTGAGTGAGCAAGCCAGAGCCGGGGTGTGGACAGTAAGCGTTTATTACCACGTGGACACAGACGGCTTGGTGCGTGGACGGACCCTCACGGCCGGGACGCGGGGAGGAGTCGCGTGGAAGCGGCCGCCGCACCCGGGGGCACCTAGGAGAAAACTTGAGACCTTCTAA